From a region of the Bacteroidota bacterium genome:
- a CDS encoding secondary thiamine-phosphate synthase enzyme YjbQ, whose translation MKFHTEYLWMNTKKQRDYINITNDVEEILQRSGIKEGMILVSAMHITAGVYINDAESGLIQDIDEWLEKLAPFNREYRHHRTGETNGDAHLKSLLIHHEVIVPVTNGRFDFGPWQQIYYAEFDGLRRKRVIVKAMGE comes from the coding sequence ATGAAATTTCACACCGAATACCTTTGGATGAACACAAAAAAACAGAGAGATTATATCAACATAACAAACGATGTTGAAGAAATTTTACAACGCAGCGGAATTAAAGAAGGAATGATATTAGTATCGGCGATGCACATTACGGCTGGTGTGTATATCAACGACGCAGAGTCGGGTTTGATTCAAGATATCGATGAGTGGCTTGAAAAATTGGCGCCGTTCAATCGCGAATACAGGCACCATCGGACGGGCGAAACTAACGGCGATGCACATCTGAAAAGTTTGCTGATTCATCACGAGGTCATCGTTCCTGTTACAAATGGTCGTTTCGATTTTGGACCCTGGCAGCAGATATATTATGCCGAATTCGATGGACTACGTCGAAAAAGGGTAATCGTCAAAGCGATGGGCGAATAG
- a CDS encoding GWxTD domain-containing protein: MKFKLIFIISLSFLIYINLYGQIISPKHNLQLNVDLTRFFGDESNVLFETYYSFRTDELSYKSNDGVFSGGINISVGIKQGESVVETDHWTVPSNATDSSILTIGKTLVGVRKYFLKPGEYDFKIIAIDLNDKSRVDSLQFPINISLFPTDREAISDIQICSSIKQIPKDENNIFYKNTLEVIPNASLLFGPGLPILYYYLEGYNLLQKDSSEEYMLKTSVLDATGKEIITHEKNKKRVNNSSVEVGTINTTSLKGGTYNLKISISDTVKRTAAVSMKRFFIYKPGQIDSLGTLSSGGMVSSEYALMADNDVQEEYELLSYIITDAEKKQFGKLTELDAKRKFLYDFWKRRDINPSTTINEFKEEYMKRVAFVKQTYSASFKKGWKTDRGRVYIVYGPPDDVERYPSSYDAEPYEIWNYNSIQNGVIFIFVDRAGQGDYRLAHSNHRNELQDENWYNQIKKAR, from the coding sequence ATGAAATTTAAACTCATATTTATCATATCCCTATCCTTCCTGATATATATAAATTTATACGGTCAAATAATATCACCAAAACATAATTTACAATTGAATGTGGATTTAACACGTTTTTTTGGCGACGAATCGAATGTACTTTTTGAAACTTATTATAGCTTCCGTACCGATGAGCTGTCATATAAATCCAACGACGGGGTGTTTAGCGGTGGTATAAATATATCCGTGGGAATAAAGCAAGGCGAAAGTGTTGTTGAAACAGACCACTGGACTGTCCCAAGTAATGCGACCGATTCATCTATATTAACGATTGGTAAAACCCTCGTTGGTGTAAGGAAATATTTTTTGAAACCGGGCGAATATGATTTTAAAATTATTGCAATCGATCTCAATGATAAATCGCGGGTTGACAGTTTACAGTTCCCGATAAATATTTCTCTTTTCCCCACTGATAGGGAAGCAATCAGCGATATCCAAATCTGTTCGTCAATTAAACAAATACCGAAAGATGAGAACAACATATTTTATAAAAATACTTTAGAGGTAATTCCGAATGCGAGTCTCCTTTTCGGTCCCGGTTTACCAATTCTATATTATTATCTTGAAGGTTACAATCTCCTTCAGAAAGATTCATCCGAAGAATACATGCTGAAAACATCAGTATTAGATGCCACGGGCAAGGAAATAATTACGCACGAGAAAAACAAGAAGCGTGTTAACAATTCCAGTGTCGAGGTTGGCACAATAAATACTACATCACTTAAAGGCGGAACTTACAATCTTAAAATTTCGATAAGCGATACGGTTAAACGAACAGCAGCAGTTTCTATGAAGCGATTTTTTATTTATAAACCCGGTCAGATCGATTCGCTGGGTACATTATCTTCCGGTGGGATGGTCAGCAGCGAATATGCTTTGATGGCCGATAATGATGTCCAAGAAGAATACGAATTGCTTTCATATATTATTACCGATGCCGAAAAAAAACAATTTGGAAAATTGACCGAATTAGATGCAAAGAGAAAGTTCTTGTATGATTTTTGGAAGCGTCGCGATATCAATCCTTCTACTACGATAAATGAATTCAAGGAGGAATATATGAAGCGTGTGGCATTTGTTAAGCAAACTTATTCAGCTTCATTCAAGAAAGGTTGGAAAACAGATCGTGGCAGAGTTTATATTGTTTATGGACCGCCAGATGATGTAGAACGTTATCCGAGTTCTTATGACGCTGAACCTTATGAGATATGGAATTACAATTCAATTCAAAATGGTGTAATTTTTATTTTTGTCGATCGCGCTGGACAGGGAGATTACCGCCTTGCTCACTCGAACCATCGGAACGAATTGCAAGACGAAAATTGGTACAATCAAATTAAGAAAGCAAGATAG
- a CDS encoding lysophospholipid acyltransferase family protein — protein MKNQIEYLLFRFFRFIILNLSLKNAQQLGLKLANIFFIILTRRKQIAADNLRQAFPEKSDKEILRIAKNAFQNFGITIVELLWFPRLTPEILDNLIKYKNLELMMNRYKEGKGVIMLSGHFGNWELLAFATGFISKISMIMIAKTQTNLLVDKIINEHRTLFGNKVVPMEVAVREVLSSLNKGGIVAMIADQSAPKESLFVNFFGKKVATFQGPAVFGLRTGAAMQMGIIIRKPDFTYEVIIEEIQTSDLTEYNEANVYELTQRHTAVLEKYIRLYPEQWMWTHRRWKNIK, from the coding sequence ATGAAAAATCAGATAGAATATCTTTTATTTAGATTCTTTCGTTTCATTATTCTAAATCTTTCTTTAAAGAATGCACAACAGTTAGGTTTAAAATTAGCTAATATTTTTTTTATAATTTTAACACGCCGCAAACAAATTGCTGCCGATAATTTAAGGCAGGCTTTTCCTGAAAAATCCGATAAGGAAATTTTAAGAATCGCAAAAAACGCATTCCAAAATTTTGGAATTACAATAGTTGAATTATTATGGTTCCCCCGCCTTACTCCTGAAATCCTCGATAATCTTATAAAGTATAAGAACTTAGAATTAATGATGAACCGTTATAAGGAAGGGAAGGGAGTGATAATGCTTTCGGGACACTTCGGAAATTGGGAACTGCTGGCTTTTGCTACCGGTTTTATATCCAAAATTTCTATGATTATGATTGCCAAAACCCAAACTAATTTGTTGGTGGATAAGATAATTAATGAGCACCGGACATTGTTTGGAAACAAAGTAGTTCCAATGGAAGTAGCAGTGCGCGAAGTCTTGAGCTCTTTAAATAAAGGTGGTATTGTGGCGATGATTGCAGATCAAAGCGCCCCCAAAGAGAGTCTCTTTGTGAATTTTTTCGGAAAAAAGGTTGCTACATTTCAAGGACCTGCGGTGTTCGGTTTACGCACCGGCGCTGCAATGCAAATGGGAATAATTATACGTAAACCGGATTTTACTTATGAAGTTATAATCGAAGAAATTCAAACTTCCGACCTGACCGAATACAACGAAGCCAATGTGTACGAACTGACCCAAAGGCATACCGCAGTTCTGGAAAAATATATCCGCTTATATCCCGAACAATGGATGTGGACACATAGGCGTTGGAAAAATATTAAATGA
- the waaF gene encoding lipopolysaccharide heptosyltransferase II: MNISGKILIFQTAFIGDVILTLSMVQLLKKRYPIVEIDFVATKRASDVLQNHPDINEIIIYDKYGDDKGRKGFKRLTNLLKSKKYDAAIVPHRSIRSALLIYLSKIKTRIGFNRSAGRILFTHIVKYRYDLHEAERNISLLKPLLIETQKKELPRLYPSIADKKVVDKILFEEEILDTNRLIGIAPGSVWNTKRWTKEGYLQLVRKLLSEKYVVCLLGGKEDVKLCNEIINNTSIGGVINLAGKLTLLQSAELIRRCRVLITNDSSPVHLAAAVDIPVVAIFGATVPAFGFGPFSEGSIVVEINDLKCRPCAIHGGNICPIGTFDCMKRITHEMVFEKVMSAFNRKLGR; this comes from the coding sequence ATGAATATCAGCGGGAAGATACTGATTTTTCAAACTGCATTTATCGGTGATGTGATTTTAACCTTATCGATGGTTCAGCTTCTTAAAAAAAGATATCCGATAGTCGAAATCGATTTTGTTGCAACCAAGCGAGCATCCGATGTTTTGCAAAATCATCCGGATATTAATGAAATTATAATTTATGATAAATATGGAGATGATAAAGGTCGTAAAGGTTTCAAAAGGTTAACAAATTTATTGAAATCGAAAAAATATGATGCTGCTATTGTTCCGCATCGATCGATACGAAGTGCCCTCCTGATTTATTTATCTAAAATAAAAACGAGAATAGGATTTAATAGGAGTGCGGGCAGGATATTATTTACTCATATCGTAAAGTATCGTTACGATTTACATGAGGCAGAACGGAACATCTCACTTCTAAAACCATTATTAATTGAAACCCAGAAAAAGGAATTGCCGCGACTTTATCCGAGTATAGCTGATAAAAAAGTCGTAGATAAAATCTTATTTGAAGAAGAAATCTTGGATACGAACCGTCTAATCGGTATTGCACCCGGTTCGGTTTGGAATACAAAGCGTTGGACGAAAGAAGGTTATCTTCAGTTAGTGCGGAAATTACTTTCAGAAAAATATGTCGTTTGCTTGCTCGGTGGGAAAGAAGATGTAAAACTTTGCAACGAAATTATTAATAACACGTCTATCGGAGGTGTAATCAACTTAGCGGGTAAACTTACTCTGCTTCAATCTGCTGAATTAATTCGCCGCTGTCGTGTGTTAATTACTAACGACAGTTCACCTGTTCATCTTGCGGCGGCAGTTGATATTCCGGTTGTTGCGATATTCGGTGCAACGGTACCCGCTTTCGGTTTCGGACCGTTCAGCGAGGGGAGCATTGTAGTTGAAATTAATGATTTAAAATGCCGCCCCTGCGCCATACACGGCGGCAATATATGCCCGATTGGGACTTTCGATTGTATGAAAAGAATAACACACGAGATGGTTTTTGAGAAGGTTATGAGTGCGTTTAATAGGAAGTTGGGAAGATGA
- a CDS encoding type I restriction-modification enzyme R subunit C-terminal domain-containing protein: MSYRISEQKTRYSLIDPQLKKAGCLSAEVLFTMVENLSDRTQVSFEISVTGYDTTYETVACKAFDEFILEHNYDADQSRFLRAVQTVFLQRRKLELADLYEEPFTNFGVNAIEKLFGESEIADLLELTKGFMI; this comes from the coding sequence GTGTCCTACAGAATTAGTGAACAAAAAACTCGTTACAGCTTAATCGATCCCCAGCTTAAAAAAGCCGGATGCCTGTCCGCCGAAGTGTTATTCACGATGGTGGAGAATCTTTCTGACCGAACACAGGTGAGTTTTGAAATCTCTGTGACAGGATATGACACCACGTATGAGACTGTTGCATGCAAAGCGTTCGATGAGTTTATACTTGAGCATAACTATGACGCCGACCAATCCAGATTTTTACGTGCTGTGCAGACTGTTTTCCTACAGCGAAGAAAATTAGAGCTTGCCGATTTGTATGAGGAACCATTTACTAATTTTGGCGTGAATGCAATTGAAAAACTATTTGGGGAGAGCGAGATTGCAGATTTACTTGAATTGACTAAGGGGTTTATGATATAA